Proteins from a genomic interval of Debaryomyces hansenii CBS767 chromosome E complete sequence:
- a CDS encoding DEHA2E07414p (highly similar to uniprot|P35718 Saccharomyces cerevisiae YKL144C RPC25 RNA polymerase III subunit C25) — translation MFILSKLSDLVRIPPHTFNIPIQESITNELNKKFANKVISNLGLVISLWDLIDIKDGLLKPGDGASFVEVTFRCVVWKPFIGEVLTGWVSECSAEGIKVKLEFFDEIFIPKNYFFENCLFKPVEKAWVWKPDDDTELYIDINEKIRFRIEEEIFVNIKPKSSSEAFGLEEPTNKAPPYALLASCQSDGMGCVSWWD, via the coding sequence ATGTTTATATTATCCAAGCTATCAGACTTGGTTCGTATACCACCTCATACATTTAACATCCCAATTCAAGAATCCAtaacaaatgaattaaacAAAAAGTTTGCAAACAAAGTCATAAGTAATCTTGGTCTCGTCATATCACTTTGGGATTTAATAGATATAAAGGATGGATTGTTAAAACCAGGTGATGGTGCATCATTCGTCGAAGTTACATTTAGATGTGTTGTATGGAAGCCATTCATAGGGGAAGTTTTAACTGGTTGGGTTAGTGAATGTTCTGCAGAAGGTATCAAAGttaaattagaatttttcgatgaaattttcatccCTAAGAActatttctttgaaaacTGTCTCTTTAAACCAGTCGAAAAGGCGTGGGTTTGGAAACCGGACGATGACACTGAATtgtatattgatattaatgaaaaaatcagATTCAGAATCGAAGAGGAAATTTTTGTTAATATCAAGCCCAAATCAAGTAGCGAGGCCTTTGGCCTAGAAGAACCTACAAATAAGGCTCCTCCATATGCATTATTGGCGTCTTGTCAAAGTGATGGTATGGGTTGCGTTTCATGGTGGGATTAG